The DNA region AATTATAACAGCCATGAGTAACTCAAGAAAGAATCATAAATAGGAAAATGCAGGTGCACCTTCGAATATCTGAAATCACGAATCCACCCCAACATTTTTGGGATTGCTCCAAATAAGGTTGCTTTAACATCTCTTTCATGTACTGTAGAGAACATGTGACAAGATAAGAAGATAATTACGTTATTTGGTCAGCTCTTAGCATTTCATATTAACAACAGAACAAAATTCAGAGCAATGTGACTCAAGCACAACAAACAAAGAGGTATGATAgccatatattttaaaattctaataaatAAGACGTATTCTATATATAAACTCAAAATTCTAATATAATAAGGGTATCCTAGCTATATAATAAGTGCATGAACCTTCAAATAATAGGAACACGTAATGTAGGAATCAACCTCCACATGCATATAAGCTctcaatatttttcttaatcactATGCTCGCATATTCCTGCAAACCATCTTCAGATGGAGACTCTTGCGTGAGACCAGCCTGAAAAACAAAGGAAATGGATAGTACAGATCAATACGTTGcacgaaataaaataaaacacacattGTCCAATAGAATAGTCTCATCATAAATTCCATACTGCAGTAAACCTGAAAAACTTGGTGCAGCAAGGTTCCATCTAAGGCTGCTGCTGCGTGTTCATTGGATCTGAGCCTCTCATCTAGCACGGTTCGCCTTGGGCAACCAAAACTTGCTGCAACCTGAAAGGTCGGACAGTTATTCAggacaaaaaaaagcaaaactgaATTAAGTGCATAAAAGATTGGTATTCGTAGTGAGAAACCCTCACGGAAAAAGGAAAAGTACCCTAGTTCCAGCAATAAGGGTGTCAGGATGAAGAATCaagaaattattttgatggtccACGTCACACTTGCCATCCCCATCAAACTCTCCAATAACATTGATTGAATCTCCTGGTGATACAGTGCTGTAAAACCTGGTAACGATAACCCTTCAGTATTCAGGAAGTAAGTTTCAACCAACTGAGAAATGAATAGATGATATTTGGCTGCCCCATACACTAAGAGAATAGAAAGATTGACAACAAGAAAATGAGTATTACACCATCAGCTCACAGTTGGAAACTAAAAATGGTAAACCAGGACATTAAAGAACAAGGCATAGAAAATTTATCAAGCGTTGAACAGAGGAGCAAAGACAGCTTGCTATCTGATTCTGAAAAGCAAATATTTCACTAGATTCCATCTCGAGAAAAGTACCATTCATCCCAGAGATACAAAGCGCATTCTACTCCAGTGTGCTCGTCTAGCAAGCGAAGAACCTGCGAGAACATAAGTCAGCAAAAATGAGCCTGTACTATTAAGCAACCACGAAATACATGACAAACCTTATAAGGACATTGAACCCTAGATGAGCCCGCCAAACCCCGTTTCTCGGATACCTGTACAACTCTGGACAATGAGCTAGTTTCACATAAAACTACATTGCTACCCTCAATAGCGCGATAAAGGCTAAATTTACCTCCAATACAAGGAAATAGCTATCTGGACTTATCGAAGAATGCTTTTTTGGTAGAGTTGGCCCTTCATCTACAGCGTAGTCAACGACAGAACACATGCGATCATCTTCAACTCGAACTTGGGCTAGCACAGTTCCCACATCATTAGCTGTTTTGTCATCAGCTGAGATGACATCCTCCACTTGATCTAACAATTCAAGCAAGGCCTACAAAAAGAGGCAATATGCAGATAAATATTGACATGCTGTAGAAAACAAGTTCTAAAGGAAATAATCCATGTAATCTTGACCAAGCACAGTTGGCAAAACGAAACATAATACGTATATCAAAAAGATGCCTTTCGTAAGCATCTACAGACTGCATCAAGATTCAAATCAAACGATGTCTTTGGTAAGCATCTAAAGACTTCATTAAGTCTCACAAATTATACCTTTTTATGTTGTCCACCCCCCGTTAATCCACAAGCTGCACTGCATGTTACAGTGCTAGGAAGCTGAACATAAACAGAGCAAAGTTAGGAAATACATAAAATGTGATCATATATCTGGTTATTAGGAATAGAATATACCTTGTTGTGAGGACATGAAAGTGACGGTGGGGTCTGGAAAGGACTGTTTCCACTACTAGAAGTGTTAGCAATTTCAAACTCCCCATCTGCGGAAGGTTTTACCCTCTCCATGACCCTATTTGCTGCAAAATTTGgtcttttggaaactttttttgaGGGTGAAGATAACCATTGCTCGACCTTGGAAGTTATTCCTGATGTAGGACATTGTGTCTGCACAAGCTATTGTCAGTTTCgatgtgaagaagggaaatAAAACAGCTACTGAATAAACAATAGataaaagagatagaaaaatgaaacaaaacgtGCCTTGTCAAGAGAGCAAGGGCGAATGGTAGAAGATTTAATCCCTAGTGAATTTTCTGTCAAGTCCATCATCTTAGGAATTTGCTTCGCCGCCGCCCGAAGTCTTTCATTTACAGGAGAGAATTTCCAAGTTATCTCTCCGCCAGCCTCATCTTGACTTGGCTTTATCAGCTgtaaagataaaagaaacatGTAAGCATTACACGACAACTGGGGAGTCAACCATGTGGGCAGATATTATAGGGTAAGTAGAATCTTGCAATTACATTAGCCAGCAATCAAGaagcaaaatatcaaaattccAAACTATAAAAGCAGAATGTAAAGGAATATGAGAAACCAAACTACCATTCCAGGAGAGAACCGCCTAAGGTTTTTGGAGATCTCGGGAGATGCCTCAGTGAGTTGCTGCTGGTCCATATCTTTGGGGTCATCAGGTATCTCAATCAATGTGCCTAGAGGGTTTTGAGGCGTTAAAACTGTGGTGTCAGAGGCAAGACCATTCACATTCTGTTGATCAACAGGGTCAGCAGTTGAGGCAGTTGATTGGGAGTTCTGAATATGTCGAAGGAACAACTGCTGGATGCCAAAGTTGGAAGGTTGTGACGAATTGGCTGAAGACTGTTTGTTTAATTTCGAAGCTGAAGACTTTGGCTTCTTTCTTGGTGGCATTTTTTTCAATGGCTAAACCCTATAATTGTGATGGAACTGTTAAAACTTATACTTTGCCTAACACAACAAACTTCATATAATCTTCACTGATGGATTGCAACGTCTTAGGGATTCTTCTTAATCTTCATCTCAAGCTCCAAACAACAagacataataataaataccTTTTTCTCACGATCACGCTcagcgaatcaaacaacaaacccTGTAAGTAGTTCCCAGGTAATTCTGAAAATCCAGTAAATTCGAAATTTTTAATGGAGTTTCTACAAACTTAAACCCAGCAGAAGCTTCCCAAAAACGAACTTGGGGTACCTCTGAAAATCGCAAACCAAGTTGAGAATTCAGGACGGGattgaaaactccaaaatcttcATGAAAACTGTTATCGAATCGAGAAACTAACCGTAAACGGAGAAGTCAGGGCGACGGGGCAAGCGACGGCGAGTGAGTGAGGCAGTGAGAGAGAGTCGCGAAGTGAAGAAGGTTCGGTACCTCTCAAAAATTAAACCCCCGCGGCTTTATTCAGCTTTAACCGGGAACCATCCGGTTCAACAAGCTGATTTGGTTCGGGTTAGTTAATACTTAATGTACTTAACCTGGtgttaaaaaaaccaaacaaatccaCTAAAAACCGGTGACCCTATTCTGGAAATAGTACTTGGGTCAAAGATTCAAATTATGAGGAGAAATTAGAAAACAAGTAGATCTTTGAGGATGGGCgtgcaaaatatatattttgctctTTTTGCATTTGTAGGGTTTTAGGAAAATTCTTCTTCACTGTTTCGAGTTCCGACGAACAACACTTCCAACCTCGGCGGCAGCTATGGCGGAGAACCAAACCTATTTCTTTTACTGACTCTTACTTTTGGTTTCTTACTGTCTTCCCCGGTGGCTTCGTGAGTGGGTTTTCAGAACctgattttgtagatttttattTGCGACTTGTGTCTTTTTCTGAGAGTGTCTCCTCTGCAAAATCGACCCGTCGTGCTCTCTCCATCGATTTCCAGGTGCGTTATGACttattttatcttcttcagATACTGGGTGGTTCAAGGGACGAGccgattttagatttttttgtttgttcctgTAGAAGAAGTGAATTTGTTATGATCACATCGTAGGGATTGTTTGAGTTCTCCGAATTCGTTAAATCTTCTCAATCCTTTGTATTCCCGTAGCTTACCAGCTGTCAATTTGATATCATGTTGGCAAATTAGAGACTCTTGGCACTAGCTATTACCTGTTCTGTATCTTTCTCCATTAGATGTTGTAACCTCTGCAATGGATTTTATGTGTTTGGATTGTGTTTTCGAGAGATGTTAAGGTGTTTGCCTTCTCTATAACTTATTCCAAATAGTTTCATCTTGTGGGAAATGAGAACTCTTCAATTTGTTGTTTGACAAAAGCTAGTTTCCTTTGATTTCATACTTTAGTAGAATATCTATATGAGTACGCTTCTTGCCAGTTATTGAATTCTACTGAGGTATTTTCTGTAGGTTGGTGCAGATATAATGTTGAGGCAAGTGGTTGCCAAGTATTCGATCGGTAAAGCTGTGATTTATGGAAGTAACAGGGAAAAGCTTAGACCTTTCCTCTGCCAAACCAGTTGTGGGTTTCACACTGGACGGGTAATTCACCATCCGTCCACTTTGATTACTTGAAGCTTGATTTTTATTAGAACTGTAAATGAAGTGAATTTGTTTGAATTAGGTGTGTACAGTTTGATTGAAATATCATTACTAGATCTGTTTGGAAACGAATTTAAATGTGGTTATGAGGACGTTTGATGGATTGTATGAGAAAGTCCCAAACTAGTTGCAAGCTGAATTATAATGTAGCTCATAAATGTAGTTTACTGGTTGTTCAACCTCACTGTACTTTGTTGGTCTTTGATAATGCTTTGTAGTCTGGCCATTTGGCTGAGTCAAGATGCAACATCTACATTGATTTTGATGGGGTTCATTGAATCAACTGTACAGTGATAAAGTTTGGGCTCTGTTCTATATATTGTTAACATTGTTTCGTTGAAGCAATTTACTGTTTATGTGTCTTTTATATCTGTTTCTAATTTTAACTTGGGCTATGCCATTCTTGACAGACTGTTTTTGCACCAAGAAGCTTCTTTGGTGTAGAAGATTACGTGGACGATGACACAAGCCGGCCGTACACATACCAGAAAGAGAAGAAGTCGAAGAATCCAGACAAACATGTGTCATTCAAGCAACGGACAGTGGCATACATGGAGCCTTTTACCCTGGATGTCTTAATCTCGAAGCGATTTGTTTCAGCATCTCTGACGCACCGTGTAACATGTAGGCAAGTCGCTGTAGCGGGAACAAACTCTAAAGACGTGAAAGCTGTTCTGAGATCAAGATGTGATATCCCGGCATGCATGTCCATAGGGAGGATCTTGTCGGAACGTGCAAAAGAGGCTGATGTTTACACGGCTTCTTATACGCCGAGGGACCAAGACAAGTTTGAAGGGAAAATTAGAGCGGTTGTCCAGTCGCTTATCGATAACGGCATTGATGTTAAAATTTACCTCGACTAGATGAAACAAACGTTTTGTGTCATTCAACCAGAAACAAACTAATCTTGcgaaacaaataatatatgacAAAGTCTGTTTGTGAAACTGGAATCATAATCGCTCATCATTCATGCATCAAGTCgagaagaatattaaaaaaaaaaaaaaaaagcggaGGAGGAACAttcgcagaagaagaagaaaaagagacttTTTATTACgtttgaaaaaagtttgaaactctattaaaacaaaatgttatatgATCCAAAAACACGTTTGACGTTTCCTTAAAATTAAACCgcgtttttaattttattcaaaaaaaaaaaaaaaactccccaAATAGGATTCTGTTTCTTGGAAGGTCGAACCAATTTCCTGAAAATtatcttttttgctttttaaaaagaaaaaaaaaagggaaaattaattaaaagcaACCTTCAATTTCCCAATTCTCCATCTTACGCGTATGCATCtctttgaatatatatagaggaggtagagatagatagagagtgCTAGAATCCTGAATTTGATTAAAGGTACTGTAATCTGCATTGTGAaaatttctagggtttgatcTGACTcagagaaattaaaatttgggattttttttagggtttgaaatCTTAAGAGGCAGAGAGAGAATGGGGAATTGTTTACATGGGGATGTGAAAGGAGGGAAACAAGCCATTGGAGGGGTCCAGCAGAGACCCACCTCAACAACTGCCGTCGCCAACAATGCTGCTCTCAACGATGCCGTCGATTTCTTCTTCCGATCTCGTGGTCAATACCCTCTCTTTTCCCAAATCGAGGTACCAAAAGCAAAGCTtaggcttttttttctttgtgtgtttgttgctttatttttatatacCTGGATTAGTCAACCAAGCCACCAAATTGTGAATAGAAtattgtcaaaactcaaaactcgaTAAAAGACTGTTGCTTTAgggatccttcttcttcttcttcttcttcttcttcttttttttaatccatcCATAGTGGATAAGATAAGATATTCCCACATGTTTTGTACCTTTCTAATGGACAAAAACCCACATTGACTTTGTCTTCTTCAGTCTTTGGTCCcatgttttttctctctctctctctctctcttttgcctTTTGCGTGGGTTTAGTAGTTTATTGAATCTTCCTTCATTATGTGGGGTAAAGTACCTAGACAATGTTGTCCTTCGGATTTGTTGTTGTCGCCTGAGTCAGGATGGCTTAAGATTATcgctttgttttttcttattgctTATTGAGTTTACACTATTTCTTTTGCAGTTTCATGTTATGTAGTATATCACAGGTTTGCCTATAACTAGTGTTTTAACATGATGCAATTGTTTTTTTGCAGTTGACTTTGTCGGCTTCAAACCTTATTGACTGTGACATCACTTCTAAGGTACCTATGCCCATACcatatatttgttgtataaacTTCTTATAGCACCCACTCAGTAATTAAGAAGttgatggatttttttttttttttttgtagagtgATCCGATGGCTGTCATGTATCTGATGAAAAAGGATGGGAAGCTTGAGGAAATTGGCCGTACTGAAGTCATACTTAACAGCTTGAATCCAAGTTGGATTGAGAAGATTACAGTCTCTTTTCAGTTTGAAGTTGTTCAGACATTAGTGTATGCCACCCCTCAACACCCAACTATTCTTTTCTGATGAGTATTGTTTAACCACTAGAAGACTGTGAACTTatatgactttttttgtttttcagttttcacGTGTATGATGTTGATACCAGATTTCATAATGCGCCTGTGAAGGTAATATTTTCACTCACAGTACAATCTAGTGGGTAAGAAGTTTGCATTTTGATTATAATTGTTGAACCTCAATATGTTGTGTAATTTTGCAGACATTAAAGCTGAAGGACCAGGATTTCTTGGGAGAAGCCACCTGTGTTCTGTCCGAGGTAAATTCATTCAATGATCAGACACTGCTACCTGATGGCTTTATTTGACCCTTAGTTTCTGTTACTGCTATTTGTGTACAACGTatcttatattttctatttccaTTCCAATCACCAGATTATGACAAGACCTAACCGGACTGTGTCATTGAGTCTTACTTGCAACAATAATAGACATTTGGGGACACTCTCTGTCCTTGCTGAAGAAACAACTGCTTCTAAAACTGTCGCCGATATTAATTTTCGCTGTGTCAATTTGGATAACAAGGACTTGTTCTCTAAGAGCGTACGTACAAACCTGTGCATTCTTGTCCTGTTAGGTAacaatattatgattttttgcagaagttttaacattttatcttattttctctttctaggATCCTTTCTTAAGAATTTCAAGAATTGTTGAGAGCAATGCTGCAGTCCCGATTTGTCGGACTGAGGTAGTGGACAACAACCTCAACCCCATATGGAGGCCTGTGTGCTTGACTATGCAGCAATTTGGAAGCAAAGTAAGCTAGTTGTTTTTACTGTAATTCAATGTATTTGGAGTAATCATTATGTTAAATTGTCTATTTTGTCTATGCAGGACACCCCATTGGTTATCGAGTGCTTTGACTTCAATACCAGTGGGAATCATGAGCTTATTGGGTAACATGTTAACCTTCAATCCCCTACTGGGTTACAACatatattgatttttgtaaCTGACAATTGTACTGAACCTCGCAGGAGGACAGAGAAATCTGTAGCGGAATTAGAGAGACTTTCTCTCCAGAAAGAAGCTGCAAACTTTGTGTATCCATCTCTTAGTCATGGTCGCAACAAGGTGCCTATTAATGCTACTTAATTAAAATCTTAAGACAGTTATTTGCATCtgtttttgttaagattttagtGGGATTTTGTAGGTTCTGAAAGGCCAGCTCATTGTGGATCGTTTTGTGGAGAAAGTCCAGTACAGTTTTCTTGATTACATATCCAGTGGCTTCGAACTTAATTTAATGGTTGCAGTTGACTTCACTGGTAAATCACCTTCTTCTACTCATACAAGTACCTTCTTAGAAACCTTGAGTTTCAATATTGATGGTCTGTCTTCCAGCTTCAAATGGTGATCCCCGAACTCCAAGTTCTTTGCATTACATTGATCCATCAGGAAGATCAAACTCATATCAGCAGGTACCACTGTTACACCTTCAACCTTTTTGTATGGaattagttttttgtttgtgatttgtatCCTTAATATCAAGAAGTTCCTTGGACTAGAAGTTCATGATTAGTTCTCTCGCAAACGGATAATGAAATAACAGAATTATGGTCATTTAATTTATATGCTAGTTCTGAGTATAATGAGACCATCGTCTCATTGCTGCTGCCTCTTTCAGTGTGGGGTTTCTCTTGATCTATCAAATGTATtgacataatttgttttctatttttttatcaGGCTATTATGGAAGTAGGAGAGGTCATTCAGTTCTATGATTCGGATAAGCGATTTCCTGCTTGGGGATTTGGAGGAAGAACATCGAATGGTATTGTCTCCCATGCTTTTAACTTGAATGGAGCTTCATACGGCGACGAGGTAACTTACGAGACAGAAAAACGGTTCTGTCTTTTTATTATTGGAACTGGTATATTGTGGGCATAGTGTTGTATATTGTTACAAAAGATTATACggaacttttttcttttataatttcagAACCATGAAACATTGCATTCTCGAAAGTACATGTTAAGTGTCACATGGCTTCAtattctcttttccttttcagGTTGTTGGAGTTGAAGGAATCATGGCAGCTTATGCTAGTGCTCTTCGCAATGTTGCTCTAGCGGGACCAACTCTGTTCAGCCATGTGGTCGACAAGGCTGCTAATATTGCTTCACAGTCGCTCTCACAAAACAGTCCCAAGTACTATGTTCTGCTCATCATTACGGTAAAACTCAGTGACATAATGACTCTGGCATAATTCAGATAGAATGTGCATCTGTTACTAGTGAATCTATTATTAGCTTCAATGCCTAAATGTTTGGATGTGTGAACAGGATGGAGTCCTTACAGATATGGCGGGTACAGTAGACGCATTGGTGAGAGCTTCTGATCTTCCGTTGTCAGTTCTTATTGTCGGTGTGGGAAACACAGACTTCAAACAAATGGAGGTAAAAGTTTTGTTATTGTCTAGTTAGGTTTTTTATCTCAGTGTCACTGTCAGCTCGTATCTTCTTTGTCAagttttaagtgttttctaattGACTTGACCTTGTAAATTTTTCAGATGCTTGATGCTGATAATGGTCGCCGATTAGAGAGTTCTACTGGTCGGATAGCTACACGGGACATCGTTCAGTTCGTGCCTATGAAAGACATCCATAGTAAGTATATAGATTTCTTCGTTTACAAATTTATACACAATTCAAAGGCATGTAAACATAGGGTAGTGTTAAGTATTTAGATGCGTTTTGGATTGGATGCTAAACGTTAAATTTGGTGGGTGCAGGTGGACAAGTGTCAGTGGTTCAGGCACTTCTGGAAGAACTTCCCGGTCAGTTTTTGAGCTACGTCCGTTCCAGAAATATTAATCCACTCGGCGCGCCAGCGATTTGAAATTCATAGTTATCAACATGTTCTCAATTTTCttggaaaaacaaattaaggttttttagaaacagaaacatatcaaaatttgCTAAATGTATATATTGTTGTTAGCATGTTTGCATCAGATTAGTATTTTATGAatcatataaatgtatatatgatatgaattcattacatcaaaatgaaaaaatgcGTAGATACGATGACAATATGAAATCGTAAATTCGTGCTGGCTTTCAAAATATAGACGTTGCTTATTACCATAAAccagtttttgaaaaaaaatagataaagaaaacaaaatggagaTGCGGGGGATCGAACCCCGTGCCTCTCGCATGCaaagcgagcgctctaccataTGAGCTACATCCCCATTTGTTATTCAAATAGGTAACGACGATAATAATCTCCATAGTTTCAagaaataacatttaaaattaggTATTAACTTCAATTTGCTTTAACAGTATAACATGTTAATGGTCGAATGTAATATAGTCGAATTTTTTAGATCTAAAGTTTAAAGGTGATCAAATCCAAATGGATGTCACTGCATAACTCAGTTTGCACTGCAAATTTTCTGGCATTAAACAGAGACACGAACCAAGACAGGCCTATTATAATGGGTTTTACTTAAGTGGGTGAAATAGTAAAATGAGAGTCTAATGAAACTGAATACGCTCCTCGAACATATAAAAACATGTATGCCTTGTTTTGTTATCAGATTTTGCAAATGTTTCTGTGAAATATACATATTGCTTTTTTACTTCAGTCCCATTGATCCATCATCATGATCcgaatatataatataatatgcaTCCAGTAATTAAACATATGTCTCCAAAAGCCTTAATACTTAAAAAGCATTTAAACCAAATCTgaacccccaaaaaaaacaaacttcagGGTCTATTTTACAAGTTCCAAGCAACAGAAACTGAACTAGGAAGGGTACAAAAgaactaaagaagaagagagaaactcaGAACTCCTGAGAAGCAGATCCAATATCTCCTTTGTTCTTGCCAACCTTAGAAGGCAAAAGGTTCTGATGAATATTAGGCAAAACTCCACCATTCGCAATCGTCACACTTCCCAATAGCTTACTAAGCTCCTCATCGTTTCTCACCGCAAGCTGTATGTGTCTTGGTACAATTCGCGTCTTCTTGTTATCCCTCGCTGCGTTTCCAGCGAGCTCCAACACCTACACGTACacacaccaccaccaccaaaatcAATCGAATCAGATGTGACCACCAGATTCGGAATTGAAAGATAGGgattttaataaaatacctCAGCGGCGAGGTATTCGAGAACGGCGGAGAGATAGACCGGAGCTCCGGCACCGACACGCTCCGCGTATTTCCCGGCTTTGAGGAATCTGGCGATTCTTCCGACGGGGAATTGAAGACCGGCTTTAGATGAACGGGACACGGATTTGGTTGCTTTGGGCTTTCCTCTCCCACCTTTGGTTGTTCCGGTTCCTGCGCCTGTactcatcttctctttctttcttcttcgacaCTAAGAACGATTTTGATTTATGAGATTTTGTAGAAATCGAAGTTGAGTGGGCTTTAGGgttttttggttcttctttatttatagGCTTGAATGATTAACTCCCAGTGGTTGATCAGGTAATCACGCGGATCGCCAGCGTGGCATATCCTAGCCTTTTAACCTGTGTGGGTTTTTTGGTCCGTACATCTGTTTATAAGAAAAAAGTGGGTTTTTAATGATAACTCCTCAACTATTGACACCTTTCCCATTTTAATACCTCAATAAATTATTCTACACATTTTAGACCCCATGAATCTGTGGATACTCTAATGGGTTTTTGTAAAATACAAATGAGCataatgattgattgatttaaaaGATTGTTTAGAGGctgttacttttttcttttctagtggCTGTTGGGTTAGTCTCGGTTGATTAAGTTTGTAATTGTATATAAACATAAGAAACCTCGCTTGTGAATTTCTAAGCTTTATGAATTTTACCTTCATTAAAAGTGGTTTTGTGCATTTGTAACTGGCCGATACACTCCCCGACTGTGCTCCGTTGGTAAGAATCTTATTCCCTTCTGGTGACAGATCAAGTCCTATAATCTTAATTATCAATAGTACAGGTGAGCAGACCATCGTGTCTGCATTGGGTGCCTGCTGTTGTTGGTTTCAAAGCAATCGTGTCTTGCACATCTTCTCATCAGATCAACTGACaagtgctcttcttcttcatgattcATCTTTCCTCGAGCTCcggttttattatttttccgTGAAGATTAAAGAGTCTCCTCTGCTTCTAGAGGACATGTTATGACGATAGAATACACTTTTGTATAATACATGATGTAACCTCTAATAGTAGTATTTTATCTTATACTGTATAATATGATGATCGAACatctattaaatatatatatataagccgACCACCAAAGGAAAAATCTAGAAACCCCCAATATATAAATAGTAGTAGTTGAATCAAAATACCTCCGGACGAATACATCATGCTAACAGTTGTTCACATGGAAATGACCAATGATGAGCCATAACCAAATTAAAGTTTGAACACCATTAATAAATAAAGTACagagtaaaagaaaaagaaaagaaaataataggaGTAGAGAAGATGGAGTCTGGAAGTCTCAAAAGCCCTTCGgtgaataaagaagaagaagaagaagcaagaaccTCTTCTTCCGTCACTTCTGGTCTTCTTCTCAGTACCTCTGTCGCTGTCACTGGATCCTTCGTTTATGGCTGTAGTGTGAGAGCATGGGCATTGGGTCCCCTTGTTTTTCGTCCCCTaaatttaatagtattattttgaaagattcttatttttaatatgagcATTAATGTCTATTTGTGTTTGGTCCtctgaataaaataataatattttcaaagtttaaacattaattatttaaagttgaaaaacaaaaacatacaattaaaacatgaaaaacagaaaacataaaactagGTCTGgacataaaaaccgtacccgaatacccaattcggaacccgacccgaaaaaccgggttcgggttgggtacgggtttgcctataaaaccctattgggttctattttctaatatccgTGAGTTCGGATTAGGGTTGGGTAATACCCGGTATCtttttgggtacccattaaacccgaacatataaacatatttataatatttatcattaatataatgcaattaccccaaaattatgattataattttgaatatttcatttagttttatacctaaatatcaaaaataatcaaaatatctaaaatattttgttatgtaagtcaaaatttaactaa from Camelina sativa cultivar DH55 chromosome 3, Cs, whole genome shotgun sequence includes:
- the LOC104767123 gene encoding uncharacterized protein LOC104767123, which gives rise to MLRQVVAKYSIGKAVIYGSNREKLRPFLCQTSCGFHTGRTVFAPRSFFGVEDYVDDDTSRPYTYQKEKKSKNPDKHVSFKQRTVAYMEPFTLDVLISKRFVSASLTHRVTCRQVAVAGTNSKDVKAVLRSRCDIPACMSIGRILSERAKEADVYTASYTPRDQDKFEGKIRAVVQSLIDNGIDVKIYLD
- the LOC104767167 gene encoding probable histone H2AXa translates to MSTGAGTGTTKGGRGKPKATKSVSRSSKAGLQFPVGRIARFLKAGKYAERVGAGAPVYLSAVLEYLAAEVLELAGNAARDNKKTRIVPRHIQLAVRNDEELSKLLGSVTIANGGVLPNIHQNLLPSKVGKNKGDIGSASQEF
- the LOC104767104 gene encoding protein BONZAI 3-like; translated protein: MGNCLHGDVKGGKQAIGGVQQRPTSTTAVANNAALNDAVDFFFRSRGQYPLFSQIELTLSASNLIDCDITSKSDPMAVMYLMKKDGKLEEIGRTEVILNSLNPSWIEKITVSFQFEVVQTLVFHVYDVDTRFHNAPVKTLKLKDQDFLGEATCVLSEIMTRPNRTVSLSLTCNNNRHLGTLSVLAEETTASKTVADINFRCVNLDNKDLFSKSDPFLRISRIVESNAAVPICRTEVVDNNLNPIWRPVCLTMQQFGSKDTPLVIECFDFNTSGNHELIGRTEKSVAELERLSLQKEAANFVYPSLSHGRNKVLKGQLIVDRFVEKVQYSFLDYISSGFELNLMVAVDFTASNGDPRTPSSLHYIDPSGRSNSYQQAIMEVGEVIQFYDSDKRFPAWGFGGRTSNGIVSHAFNLNGASYGDEVVGVEGIMAAYASALRNVALAGPTLFSHVVDKAANIASQSLSQNSPKYYVLLIITDGVLTDMAGTVDALVRASDLPLSVLIVGVGNTDFKQMEMLDADNGRRLESSTGRIATRDIVQFVPMKDIHSGQVSVVQALLEELPGQFLSYVRSRNINPLGAPAI